TATTCAACAACAGGAAGCTCAAATTTATACAATGCTCAACCCTTTGTTGTTCACCATAGCCAAAAATCTTACGCTGTAGCGCACAATGGAAATCTTGTAAATGCACGAGTCCTAAGAGACGAGCTTGAAGGATTAGGCTCAATTTTCCAAACGACCATGGACAGTGAAATTTTTCTTCATCTTTTTGTTAGAAATTTGAAATATGGATTTGAAGAAGCTTTAATACGAACAGTAGTTAGGCTTAAAGGAGCTTTTTCATTTGTTTTTTTATCAAGCAAGGGTGAGCTTGTAGGAATAAAAGACCCTAATGGCTTTCGTCCTTTATGTCTCGGCAAACTTAATGGAAGTTATATACTTGCATCTGAAAGCTGCGCTCTTGACCTTGTAGAAGCAGAATTTATAAGGGAGCTTGACCCAGGTGAAATAGTTATAATAGAACAGGATTCAATTAAAAGCTTGAAAGTTTCCCCTAAGCCTTCAAAAACTTTTTGTATATTTGAATTTATTTATTTTGCAAGACCTGATAGTACAATATTCGGGAAAAATGTATATCAAGTTAGAAAATCCCACGGAAAAAGATTAGCACAAGAATCTCCGGTTAATGCGGATTTTGTTATGCCTTTCCCAGATTCAGGAACTTATGCTGCTTTAGGATATTCTAAAGAATCGGGCATACCCTTTGAAATAGGAATGATAAGAAATCATTATGTTGGTAGGACTTTTATTCAGCCGACACAGAGCATGAGAGAATTCGGAGTAAGAATAAAATTAAATCCTATAAAGGAAGTACTTGTTGGAAAAGATATTATTATAATTGAAGATTCAATAATTAGAGGAACTACTGTTAAAACCAGAGTAAAATCTCTAAGAC
The genomic region above belongs to Desulfobacterales bacterium and contains:
- a CDS encoding amidophosphoribosyltransferase is translated as MYFDEKPRESCGIFGVSGHTDASKLTYFGLYALQHRGQESAGIAVYKNKKIDAYKGMGLVPEVFDMANLERLDGETAIGHVRYSTTGSSNLYNAQPFVVHHSQKSYAVAHNGNLVNARVLRDELEGLGSIFQTTMDSEIFLHLFVRNLKYGFEEALIRTVVRLKGAFSFVFLSSKGELVGIKDPNGFRPLCLGKLNGSYILASESCALDLVEAEFIRELDPGEIVIIEQDSIKSLKVSPKPSKTFCIFEFIYFARPDSTIFGKNVYQVRKSHGKRLAQESPVNADFVMPFPDSGTYAALGYSKESGIPFEIGMIRNHYVGRTFIQPTQSMREFGVRIKLNPIKEVLVGKDIIIIEDSIIRGTTVKTRVKSLRQLGVNKIHIRVSGPPHRFPCHYGIDFSTRGELIASQKSIPELVDFLGLDSLHYLTLDGLLESSGVENPENHFCKACFDGKYPVDFDEHSTKDCLEI